TGAGGTGAGGTCGCCCTATTGGCTTCGCGATCAGGAAATAGAACAGTTTGTGCTGGATAAAGCTGACTGGTGCCGTTTGCGTTTACAGGAGGCGGCGGCACGACACGGTGAAAAACCTGACTTCAGTCACGAAAGCCAGTGCCTATTTTTTGGAACGCCTAGAACTATCCTGCATCATTCTGGCAAGCCTCAAGTGATTGAGCGCGAAAATATACTGCATGTATTTCATTATGCGACATCAGCTCATCAACCGACTAAACATGCCGCTTATTTAGCAAAATGGATGAAGCAAGAAGCCGAGCGCTACTTAAGCGCTCGCACCCTCGAGCTTGAGCAACAGCTTTGCCCGCCAAAACCGGTAACTGCTGTGCAGTTTCGCAAAACCAAATCAAAATGGGGGCACTGTAGCAGCAAAGGCGAAATACAGCTTAACTGGCTGTTGATTATGGCCCCGCCTGAAGTAATGGACTATGTCATCAT
This DNA window, taken from Pseudomonadales bacterium, encodes the following:
- a CDS encoding M48 family metallopeptidase is translated as MPLVTNSEALSAIAALDFDVRVIKCKRKTLSLTVKEQFVEVRSPYWLRDQEIEQFVLDKADWCRLRLQEAAARHGEKPDFSHESQCLFFGTPRTILHHSGKPQVIERENILHVFHYATSAHQPTKHAAYLAKWMKQEAERYLSARTLELEQQLCPPKPVTAVQFRKTKSKWGHCSSKGEIQLNWLLIMAPPEVMDYVIIHELCHLTYMNHSKTYWQLVHSYCPDYQHHIDWLNQYGHKISIIS